In Alphaproteobacteria bacterium, the genomic stretch AGGCCCGGCACGCGATCGATCGCAATGTAAAGCGGATTGAGAAATCTGCGGCTCGACGGGGAGAACGGACTGCACCGGTCCGGGTCTGCACTGAACAGGGCGTGCAGCGGATTGACACCGACAAAGTCGGCCCCATCCTGGGCGGCGATTTCAGCCAACCGGGCAAGATCCTCGAAATCGCCGATCCCGTGGTTCCGCGCCGATCGCAGGCCATATAACTGGCAGGTGATCCCCCAGGCGCGATCTCTTTCCAGCCAGTCCGGCAAAAAGCATTTCAGCCCGGCGGGCGCAACCATACGGTCCGGCTGCGGGGATGGGGCTTGTGCGAGGGCGCGCTCGATATCGGCCTTGGTTCTTGCCGCCACGCCCATTGCTTCGAGCACCTCTCTGACCACTGCGTCACTGACCCGACGGATCCGGCCCCGATCGCTCAAATAACTACGCTGCACGCCATAAGCCGACGCCAGACGCGCCAGAGTGGACGTGTCGCGCGCGCCCGTCATTTCGCCTCCGCCTGCGGACCGCCGTCGTCATTTAGGAAAACGAGCACCGCCCAGCCAGGAAGATCCCCCGCCCCAACCGCCCGGGAAAGGCCTGGCGACGATTCGAACAGCAGCCTGCCCCCACCGCCGGCAAACGCCACCGGGCCCGGGTCGTCGCTCAAATTGGCGAGCATTCTCAGTTCCGCACCGTCCGCCAATTGCCAGACCACGCCGAGCGTCCGGTCATCACGCGTCTCGGCGCGTCCGGCGTGCCCGTCGATACCGGCCAGCCGGGGCGTGATCTCGCCCCGTCGAATTGCGAGGAGCCGGCTGACAAGCTCGTGCCGCGATCGGCCCCGTTTCGAGGCCAGCCTGGTCCAGTCGAGTTGAGACGTGCGAAAGGTCGATTCGGCATTGGGGTCTGGAATACGATCCCGGTTCGCTTCGTCTGCAAACCGCGCGAAGCGGCGAAATTCCCGCCGGCGCCCTTCCCGCACCGCCTCCGCCAGTTCTCCCTGAAAATCGGTAAAAAAACCGAAGGATCGGGTCTCTCCATATTCCTCGCCCATGAACAGGAGCGGAATATGCGGCCCCAGTATGAGGAGTGCCAGAAGTGCCTCTATCACCTGCGCTGGCGCGAGGGTCACGAGCCGTTCGTTGAAGGCCCTGTTGCCGATCTGGTCATGGTTCTGCAGAAAATTTATGAAGGTCGTCGGCGGCAAATGGGCGGATGGAACACCCCTCGGAGAATTATCCCGGAAACGTGAAACCTCGCCCTGATAGACGAACCCTTCGGCCAGGCTTCGGGCCAGCTTTTCCACCCGCCCGGCGGCATAATCAATGTAATACCCCTCTGTTTCACCTGTCGCGATAACATGGGCTGCGTGATGGAAGTCATCATTCCATTCAGCCGTGTAATATCCCGGCGCTTCCACCCGATCCTTTTCGTGGAACCGCGTGAGGTTGCGATCATCCTCCGTCGTCAGGTGGATATGCCGATCGGTGATCCTTGTCCTGACGAGACGGCCGATCTCATCGAGAATATTTACTTCCGATACGTCCTCGATCTGGTCAATTGCATCAAATCGCAGGCCGTCAAACCGGAATTCTTCCAGCCAGTAAAGAGTATTATCCACGAAATAGTCGCGAACCGCCGGGACATCATAGGCGATGGCACCACCCCAGGGCGTCTGGCGTTCAGGATGGAAAAATGACGGCGCGTAATGGTGCAGGTAATTCCCATCCGGGCCGAAGTGATTGTACACGACATCCAGGATGACCATCAGGCCGCGCTCGTGGGCCGCGTCAACAAGCTCTTTCAGGGCGTCCGGACCGCCATAGACATGATGGGGCGCATACATGAGAACACCGTCATATCCCCAGCCCCGGTTTCCCTCATATTGCGCAACCGGCATCAGTTCGAGCGCCGTGATGCCGGTGGCGGCCAGGTGATCGAGCCGCTCGAGCACAGCCTTGAAGGTGCCCGAGCCCGTGAAAGTGCCGACGTGAGTCTCGTAGATCACGGCCTCGGGCCAGGGACGGCCGGGCCAATCCCCACACCGCCACTCATAGGCGAGAGGCTCCACCAGAAGAGACGGACCGTGGACGTCCCCCGCCTGTGCGCGGGCCGCCGGATCGGGCACCAGCATTCCGTCCGGCAGGGAAAATGCGTAGCTGTCGCCGCTTGCCATCTCTGGGATGGCGCACTCGAACCAGCCATCGCCGACCGGATTCATCGCCAACCGGCTTCCCTTGGCGACAAGCCAGAGGCTCTCGACACCGGGCGCCCACAGGCGGAACCTCGCACCACCCCCATCAAGAAGCTCACTCCCCCAAGACTTTCGATAGGCAAAGCGCGCACTCATGACGGACTTGAAGCCAGTAGAAACAAGGACCGTTCGGGAAGAGAAAAAATTTCTTGCGGATGAAAAAACGGCTCGTCCGGATTGATCCGGCCCACTGCCGTATCCACCAGAAGCCGCCAGCGACGGCCCGTTTCTGAAGGCGGCAGGCAAAAATTTGTTGTCGTCGTGCTGCCGTTGATCAGAACGATCGCCTGGTTCAGGGAGGCCTCGCTCAAAAGGAGCCCTATTGTGTCGACTTCCGGGTCGTGCCAATCGTCATCATTCATCTCAGACCCGTCAGGCTTGAGCCAGATCACGTTTTTCAGATTTTGTTCGCCGATTTCCTGCCCGTGCAGGAATTGTGTCTGTCGCAGAAGTGAAAAATTCTTCCGGAGTTGGATAAGGCCTGACATAAACACCGAAAGTGCCAAGTCACGATCCGTGTTGCCGGTCCAGTTCATCCAGACTTCCTCGTTGTCCTGACAGAAGGCGTTGTTGTTGCCGCCCTGACTGCGACCGAGTTCATCCCCCATAAGAAGCATGGGTGTTCCCTGGGACAGCAATAGCGTGGCCATGAGATTGCGGCGCATCCGGTCACGGAGGTCGAGAATTTTGGGGTCGTCCGTGGGTCCCTCTGCGCCGCAGTTCCAGCTTCGATTGTCGTCCTGTCCGTCCTGATTGTCCTCCAGATTGGCTTCGTTATGCTTTTCGTTATAGGAGACAAGATCCTTCAGTGTGAATCCGTCATGGGCGGTGATGAAATTTACGCTCGCCCACGGGCGACGCCCGCTATGGTCGAAGAGATCGGCCCACCCCAAGAGACCACGGGCGAGATCGGGCATCGCGTTCTCCTCTCCACGCCAGAAGTCCCGCACGCTGTCGCGATATCGCCCGTTCCACTCGGCCATGCCCGGCGGGAAGCGTCCCAGTTGATAGCCATCGGGCCCGACATCCCAGGGCTCCGCGATCAATTTGACATCCGAAAGAATCGGGTCCTGCTTGACGGCTTCAAAAAACACTGCCTGATTGTCGAAGGCCTCGCGCTCCCGGCCAAGCGCGGTAGCGAGGTCGAAGCGGAAACCGTCCACATGGGCCTCCTCGACCCAGTAACGCAGCGAATCCATGACCATCTGAAGGACCCGCGAGTTATTCAGATTAAGCGTATTCCCGCAGCCCGTGACGTCGTAGTAATAGCGGGGATCGCTATCGAGAATGTAATAACTGGCGTTGTCCGCTCCCCTGAAGGACAGGGTGGGACCAAGGTGATTGCCTTCGGCGGTGTGATTGTAGACGACGTCCAGGATTACTTCTATTCCGGCCTCGTGAAGGCGAC encodes the following:
- the treZ gene encoding malto-oligosyltrehalose trehalohydrolase, with the translated sequence MSARFAYRKSWGSELLDGGGARFRLWAPGVESLWLVAKGSRLAMNPVGDGWFECAIPEMASGDSYAFSLPDGMLVPDPAARAQAGDVHGPSLLVEPLAYEWRCGDWPGRPWPEAVIYETHVGTFTGSGTFKAVLERLDHLAATGITALELMPVAQYEGNRGWGYDGVLMYAPHHVYGGPDALKELVDAAHERGLMVILDVVYNHFGPDGNYLHHYAPSFFHPERQTPWGGAIAYDVPAVRDYFVDNTLYWLEEFRFDGLRFDAIDQIEDVSEVNILDEIGRLVRTRITDRHIHLTTEDDRNLTRFHEKDRVEAPGYYTAEWNDDFHHAAHVIATGETEGYYIDYAAGRVEKLARSLAEGFVYQGEVSRFRDNSPRGVPSAHLPPTTFINFLQNHDQIGNRAFNERLVTLAPAQVIEALLALLILGPHIPLLFMGEEYGETRSFGFFTDFQGELAEAVREGRRREFRRFARFADEANRDRIPDPNAESTFRTSQLDWTRLASKRGRSRHELVSRLLAIRRGEITPRLAGIDGHAGRAETRDDRTLGVVWQLADGAELRMLANLSDDPGPVAFAGGGGRLLFESSPGLSRAVGAGDLPGWAVLVFLNDDGGPQAEAK
- the glgX gene encoding glycogen debranching protein GlgX, with the protein product MRRLSEGRPYPLGATWDGSGVNFAFFSANARKVELCLFDRNGRRELERIELPEYTHEVWHGYLHDVRPGQLYGYRAHGPYEPTAGHRFNSNKLLLDPYAKAYHGDLRWHDAAFGYRIGHPREDLSMDRRNSAFVMPKCVVIDPSVVWGDEVRPRRPWAETIIYEAHLKGLTARHPDLPESLQGTFAGLANPAVIDHLVKLGVTALELMPIQAFFDDRYLVQKGLVNYWGYNTVGFFAPATRYISPHSDLHEFKLVVRRLHEAGIEVILDVVYNHTAEGNHLGPTLSFRGADNASYYILDSDPRYYYDVTGCGNTLNLNNSRVLQMVMDSLRYWVEEAHVDGFRFDLATALGREREAFDNQAVFFEAVKQDPILSDVKLIAEPWDVGPDGYQLGRFPPGMAEWNGRYRDSVRDFWRGEENAMPDLARGLLGWADLFDHSGRRPWASVNFITAHDGFTLKDLVSYNEKHNEANLEDNQDGQDDNRSWNCGAEGPTDDPKILDLRDRMRRNLMATLLLSQGTPMLLMGDELGRSQGGNNNAFCQDNEEVWMNWTGNTDRDLALSVFMSGLIQLRKNFSLLRQTQFLHGQEIGEQNLKNVIWLKPDGSEMNDDDWHDPEVDTIGLLLSEASLNQAIVLINGSTTTTNFCLPPSETGRRWRLLVDTAVGRINPDEPFFHPQEIFSLPERSLFLLASSPS